A window of Borrelia sp. A-FGy1 contains these coding sequences:
- a CDS encoding M18 family aminopeptidase, with the protein MMNDQTLDISYFQNLLDKSLTPYHLVKYIEEKLLYHLNARELRLDDKWKLETGYYYIKKEGTTLIAFSINTDKIYEPFLIAGAHSDSPGLKLKIESTENKGNVVSNHIEVYGNPIISTWTDRDLTLAGIVYFNKDEIINSNLITIENIGIIPNVAIHLNRKTNEGFSYDTHENIIIITSLKKSIKEIILEKLNILEKDLLSCDLIFTSSENSKIIGSDGEFLASKNLDNKSGCHAIMNAFIHTNNSRNKVAVFFDNEEIGSLTSRGANSQLLTEILERIDCALNLKREEHLIKLNKSFHISMDGAHGIHPGYIDKHDPKYAVGLGKGVAIKSNANFKYATTANGCSKLKSLAIKNNIRIQEIILKANINAGSTIGPIANAQTGIETIDIGTPMWAMHSLRETIAISDHIEAIKLIRAFFKNWN; encoded by the coding sequence ATAATGAATGATCAAACTCTAGATATATCATATTTTCAGAATTTATTAGATAAAAGTTTAACTCCTTATCATTTAGTAAAATATATTGAGGAAAAACTATTATACCACCTTAATGCTAGAGAATTAAGACTTGATGATAAATGGAAATTAGAAACAGGATATTACTATATTAAAAAAGAAGGCACTACTCTTATTGCGTTTAGCATTAACACCGACAAAATATATGAACCATTCTTAATAGCAGGAGCACACTCTGACAGTCCTGGGTTAAAACTTAAAATAGAGTCTACAGAAAATAAAGGAAATGTAGTTTCAAATCACATCGAAGTTTATGGAAATCCTATCATTTCCACCTGGACTGACAGAGATTTAACTTTAGCAGGAATTGTATACTTCAATAAAGATGAAATAATTAATTCTAATCTAATAACAATTGAAAACATTGGGATTATACCAAATGTTGCAATTCACTTAAACCGAAAAACTAACGAAGGATTTTCATATGACACCCATGAAAATATTATAATTATTACAAGTCTTAAAAAAAGTATCAAAGAAATAATTCTAGAAAAACTCAACATATTAGAAAAGGATTTATTGTCTTGCGACTTAATCTTCACATCATCTGAGAATTCTAAAATTATAGGTAGCGATGGTGAATTTTTAGCATCAAAAAATCTTGACAACAAATCTGGATGTCACGCCATCATGAATGCGTTCATTCATACAAACAATAGTCGAAATAAAGTAGCTGTATTTTTCGATAATGAAGAAATTGGATCATTAACTTCAAGAGGAGCTAACTCACAACTATTAACAGAAATATTAGAAAGAATTGATTGTGCTTTAAATTTGAAAAGAGAAGAACACTTGATAAAATTAAATAAATCATTCCATATTTCAATGGATGGTGCACATGGAATTCATCCAGGATATATAGACAAACATGATCCAAAATATGCAGTAGGCTTAGGAAAAGGTGTAGCTATTAAAAGCAATGCTAACTTTAAATATGCAACAACAGCAAATGGATGCTCAAAACTTAAATCATTAGCTATAAAGAATAACATTAGAATTCAAGAAATAATATTAAAAGCAAACATTAATGCTGGAAGTACAATTGGCCCTATTGCAAATGCCCAAACAGGCATTGAAACAATAGATATTGGAACTCCAATGTGGGCAATGCACTCTTTAAGAGAAACAATTGCGATATCAGACCACATAGAGGCAATCAAATTAATTAGAGCATTTTTTAAAAATTGGAATTAA